A part of Desulfobacter sp. genomic DNA contains:
- a CDS encoding sensor histidine kinase, which yields MEMIEKICREHTDLAESDIRHIEEVAETLEAVADLMTADVFIDCRTRDKDVAVVVAQARPSNGKTLYKRSVVAEFAYRSNEPAALRTLDIGMPTMDMMAKTQENRDVRQNVSPIKNKRGRVIACLIAETDITADLKTKRHLSMLSRTTEQLTEALISMLNKEKGIPYHVTDGIAIFNREGICVYTNPVARGIYKKLGYMNEPEGLVFSNLALEDIDLETIFEKKQVNSSGVNLGGLVLNIKYTIMQSKENARPTGAVMLISDETAVMAKEKELILKSVAIKEIHHRVKNNLQTIASLLRLQSRRVDNESAKRAFSKSISRVLSIAATHEILAQNGVDDVDLTVMINRILNSVAGHSLSASRGIKIDITGDAIHTDSDVATSIALVVNELIQNCIKYAFVGRDHGTITVEIRKGTAYSNICITDDGIGFDEDKVDTSISLGTSIVRQLVEGKLGGTLQVESGAGGTKVLFDFVTGNAPSEEETNRP from the coding sequence ATGGAAATGATCGAAAAAATATGCAGGGAACATACGGATCTGGCCGAGAGCGACATCCGGCATATTGAAGAAGTGGCCGAGACCCTGGAAGCCGTGGCCGACCTCATGACCGCGGATGTATTCATTGACTGCCGCACCCGGGATAAGGATGTGGCAGTGGTGGTGGCCCAGGCCCGCCCCTCCAACGGCAAAACCCTGTACAAACGATCTGTGGTCGCAGAATTTGCATACCGGAGCAACGAGCCGGCGGCATTGCGGACCCTGGACATCGGCATGCCCACCATGGACATGATGGCCAAGACCCAGGAAAACAGGGATGTCCGCCAGAATGTTTCCCCCATTAAAAATAAAAGGGGCCGGGTGATTGCCTGCCTCATCGCGGAAACAGATATCACCGCAGACCTGAAAACCAAGCGCCACCTTTCCATGCTGTCCAGGACCACGGAACAGCTTACCGAAGCCCTGATCTCCATGCTCAACAAGGAGAAGGGGATCCCCTACCACGTCACCGACGGAATTGCCATCTTCAACCGGGAAGGGATCTGCGTATACACCAATCCCGTTGCCCGGGGCATCTATAAAAAACTGGGGTACATGAACGAACCCGAGGGCCTTGTATTTTCCAACCTGGCCCTTGAAGACATTGATCTGGAAACAATTTTTGAAAAGAAACAGGTAAATTCCTCCGGCGTCAACCTGGGCGGCCTGGTACTGAACATTAAATACACCATTATGCAGAGCAAAGAAAATGCCCGTCCCACCGGCGCGGTCATGCTGATTTCCGATGAAACCGCCGTCATGGCCAAGGAAAAGGAACTCATCCTCAAATCCGTGGCCATCAAAGAGATTCACCACCGGGTGAAAAACAACCTCCAGACCATTGCCAGCCTGTTGCGGCTGCAGTCCCGGCGGGTCGACAACGAATCCGCCAAACGGGCGTTTTCCAAAAGCATCAGCCGGGTGCTGAGCATTGCCGCCACCCATGAAATCCTGGCCCAGAACGGGGTTGACGATGTGGACCTCACGGTCATGATCAACCGGATTTTAAACAGTGTGGCCGGACACAGCCTCTCCGCCAGCCGGGGAATTAAAATCGATATCACCGGGGACGCCATCCACACCGATTCCGATGTGGCCACCTCCATTGCCCTGGTGGTCAACGAACTGATCCAAAACTGCATTAAATACGCCTTTGTGGGCAGAGACCACGGCACGATTACCGTGGAAATCAGGAAAGGCACCGCCTATTCCAATATCTGCATCACCGATGACGGCATCGGATTTGATGAGGATAAAGTGGACACCAGCATCTCCCTGGGCACCTCGATCGTCCGGCAGCTGGTGGAAGGCAAACTGGGCGGCACCCTTCAGGTGGAGTCCGGTGCCGGCGGCACCAAGGTGCTTTTTGATTTTGTTACGGGCAATGCGCCCAGCGAAGAAGAAACAAACCGGCCGTAA
- a CDS encoding ethanolamine ammonia-lyase subunit EutB: protein MRLKTKLFGTLYSFKDVNDVMAKANEEKSGDQLAGVAAASVTEMVAAKEVLSNLTLADLRNNPAVPYEQDEVTRLIQDDVNERIYGSIKNWTVAELREWLLSNETDSAAIRRISRGLTSEMVAAVAKLMSNLDLVYAASKIEVTAHCNTTIGKKGTLAFRLQPNHTTDDLDGIRISTYEGLSYGVGDAVIGLNPVNDTADSVAAILRLFQEIKETHDIPTQTCVLAHVNTQMEAIRQGAPADLIFQSIAGSEKGNTAFGLSAATMAEARDLALKEGTATGPNVLYFETGQGSELSSDAHHGVDQVTMEARCYGFAKHFSPFLVNTVVGFIGPEYLYDNKQVIRAGLEDHFMGKLTGLPMGVDACYTNHMKADQNDIENLAVLLSAAGCTYFMGIPQGDDIMLNYQCTGYHDASSLRETLGLRPVSEFDQWLEKMGFRENGRLGRRAGDASVFIK, encoded by the coding sequence ATGAGATTAAAAACAAAACTATTTGGAACCCTGTATTCCTTTAAAGACGTCAACGACGTCATGGCAAAGGCCAATGAGGAAAAATCCGGGGACCAGCTGGCCGGTGTGGCCGCCGCCTCCGTCACCGAAATGGTTGCGGCAAAGGAAGTCTTGAGCAATCTGACCCTGGCGGATCTGAGAAACAACCCGGCCGTCCCCTATGAGCAGGACGAAGTCACCCGGCTCATCCAGGATGACGTCAACGAACGGATCTACGGCAGTATCAAAAACTGGACCGTTGCAGAACTGAGGGAATGGCTCCTCTCCAATGAAACCGACAGCGCAGCCATCCGCCGCATTTCCAGGGGGCTCACCTCGGAAATGGTGGCGGCCGTGGCCAAGCTCATGTCCAACCTGGACCTGGTCTATGCGGCCTCAAAAATTGAAGTGACCGCCCATTGCAACACCACCATCGGTAAAAAGGGGACCCTGGCCTTCCGCCTCCAGCCCAACCACACCACCGACGACCTGGACGGCATCCGTATCTCCACCTATGAGGGGCTGAGCTACGGGGTGGGGGATGCGGTCATCGGCCTCAACCCCGTAAATGACACGGCCGACTCCGTGGCAGCCATTCTCAGACTCTTCCAGGAGATCAAGGAAACCCACGACATCCCCACCCAGACCTGTGTGCTGGCCCACGTCAACACCCAGATGGAGGCCATCCGGCAGGGGGCCCCCGCCGATTTGATCTTCCAGAGTATTGCAGGGAGTGAAAAGGGCAACACCGCCTTCGGCCTGAGTGCGGCCACCATGGCCGAGGCCCGGGACCTGGCCCTCAAGGAGGGCACCGCCACCGGGCCCAATGTCCTTTACTTTGAAACCGGCCAGGGCTCCGAGCTTTCCTCCGACGCCCACCACGGAGTGGACCAGGTGACCATGGAAGCCCGGTGCTACGGGTTTGCCAAACACTTTTCCCCCTTTTTGGTGAACACCGTGGTCGGGTTCATCGGCCCCGAATACCTCTATGACAACAAGCAGGTGATCCGGGCCGGACTGGAGGACCATTTCATGGGCAAGCTCACCGGGCTCCCCATGGGGGTGGACGCCTGTTACACCAACCATATGAAGGCCGACCAGAACGACATTGAAAACCTGGCCGTTCTCCTGTCAGCCGCCGGCTGTACCTATTTCATGGGTATTCCCCAGGGCGACGACATCATGCTCAACTATCAGTGCACCGGCTACCACGACGCCTCAAGCCTCAGGGAAACCCTGGGACTGCGCCCGGTCAGCGAATTCGACCAATGGCTGGAAAAAATGGGCTTCCGTGAAAACGGCCGTCTGGGCAGACGGGCCGGCGATGCCTCGGTTTTTATCAAGTAG
- a CDS encoding BMC domain-containing protein: MDSRALGLLETFGLIPAIEGADAAVKTAEVELTGLERIGAGLVTVKFRGDVSAVNAAMESARTAAARLGEVRFHTVIARTGEGLSQILDGPAPEPAARPVQNKPAPAPAVQKKAAEPLEEAQPPAPPAEEELAGMKVTQLRQLARSLKGFPLSRKKIKFARKEELIAKITEYRSKQ, from the coding sequence ATGGATTCCCGGGCATTGGGACTTTTGGAAACCTTTGGGCTGATACCGGCCATTGAAGGGGCCGACGCCGCCGTAAAAACCGCTGAGGTGGAACTCACCGGCCTTGAGCGCATCGGTGCCGGCCTTGTCACCGTCAAATTCAGGGGGGATGTCTCCGCTGTGAACGCGGCCATGGAATCCGCCCGGACCGCCGCCGCCCGCCTGGGCGAGGTCCGGTTCCACACCGTGATCGCCCGGACGGGGGAAGGCCTGTCCCAGATCCTGGACGGGCCGGCACCTGAACCGGCGGCCAGACCGGTTCAGAACAAACCCGCGCCGGCGCCGGCAGTGCAAAAAAAAGCCGCAGAGCCCCTTGAGGAGGCCCAGCCGCCAGCCCCACCAGCTGAAGAGGAGCTGGCAGGCATGAAGGTCACCCAGCTCAGGCAGCTGGCCCGGTCATTGAAAGGATTTCCCCTGTCCCGGAAAAAGATAAAATTTGCCAGGAAAGAGGAACTCATCGCAAAGATAACCGAATACAGAAGCAAACAATAG
- a CDS encoding acetaldehyde dehydrogenase (acetylating) produces MVVDKDLLSLQEARSLVRGARKAQEFLAGLSQERVDAMVNAIAEKGQANAEELAKMAMEETGFGKWEDKKAKNILATRDLYAHIAPMKTMGIINEDRDKKILEIASPAGVIAALIPSTNPTSTTFYKAMISLKAGNAVVFSPHPSAAGCIRKTVEVIQEALASQGAPVDLVTMMSIPTIQGTAELMKQADLILATGGPGMVKAAYSSGTPALGVGAGNVPAFIERSADITKAVSRIMASKTFDNGTVCASEQAIVTENIIDDDVAEEFAAQGGYFLSEEEVARVKPVMERAGGSMNPAIVGRNAQYIADLAGIKIPAGTRVLAYREKGVGPEFPFSKEKLTALIGYYTVADWQAACDLCHKLLKNGGIGHSLAIHSENDEVVREFAMKKPVSRLLVNTPSTQGAVGITTALPPSFTLGCGTVGGSSTSDNVGPMHLFNVRYLAYDTGKCPVDKPASVSCTASAGNDMDTQVKQITELVLAQLSKM; encoded by the coding sequence ATGGTAGTAGATAAAGACTTACTCTCCCTTCAGGAAGCCCGCTCCCTTGTCCGGGGGGCCAGAAAGGCCCAGGAATTCCTGGCCGGCCTCTCCCAGGAACGGGTGGACGCCATGGTAAACGCCATTGCCGAGAAGGGTCAGGCCAATGCCGAGGAACTGGCAAAAATGGCCATGGAAGAGACCGGGTTCGGCAAATGGGAAGATAAAAAGGCCAAGAACATCCTGGCCACCCGGGATCTTTACGCCCACATCGCCCCCATGAAAACCATGGGGATCATCAACGAGGACAGGGATAAGAAAATCCTTGAAATTGCCTCGCCGGCCGGTGTGATTGCGGCCCTGATCCCTTCAACCAATCCCACGTCCACCACCTTTTACAAGGCCATGATTTCCCTGAAGGCCGGAAACGCGGTGGTCTTCAGCCCCCATCCCTCGGCGGCCGGATGCATCCGCAAAACCGTCGAGGTCATCCAGGAGGCCCTTGCCTCCCAGGGGGCGCCGGTGGACCTGGTGACCATGATGAGCATCCCCACCATCCAGGGTACCGCAGAGCTGATGAAGCAGGCCGACCTCATCCTGGCCACCGGCGGCCCCGGCATGGTCAAGGCGGCCTACAGCTCCGGCACCCCGGCCCTGGGCGTGGGCGCCGGCAATGTCCCGGCCTTTATTGAAAGAAGCGCCGACATCACCAAAGCCGTATCTCGGATCATGGCCTCCAAGACCTTTGACAACGGAACCGTCTGCGCCTCTGAACAGGCCATTGTCACCGAAAACATCATCGACGATGATGTGGCCGAAGAGTTTGCCGCCCAGGGCGGCTACTTTCTTTCAGAGGAGGAAGTGGCCCGTGTCAAACCCGTGATGGAGCGGGCAGGCGGCAGCATGAACCCGGCCATTGTCGGCAGAAACGCCCAGTACATCGCCGACCTGGCCGGCATCAAGATCCCGGCCGGTACCCGTGTGCTGGCCTACCGGGAAAAAGGTGTGGGGCCTGAATTTCCCTTTTCCAAGGAAAAGCTCACCGCCCTCATCGGATATTACACCGTGGCGGACTGGCAGGCCGCCTGTGACCTTTGCCACAAACTGCTGAAGAACGGCGGTATCGGCCACTCCCTGGCCATCCACTCGGAAAACGATGAAGTGGTCCGGGAATTTGCCATGAAAAAACCGGTCTCCCGCCTCCTGGTGAACACCCCCTCCACCCAGGGGGCCGTGGGCATTACCACGGCACTGCCCCCCTCGTTTACCCTGGGATGCGGCACCGTGGGCGGCAGCTCCACCTCGGACAACGTGGGGCCCATGCACCTGTTCAACGTAAGATACCTGGCCTACGACACGGGCAAATGCCCGGTGGACAAACCGGCCTCAGTATCCTGCACCGCCTCCGCCGGCAATGATAT
- the eutC gene encoding ethanolamine ammonia-lyase subunit EutC translates to MISEDKLKAIIEDVMGSLNAAGAANAADTAGGAGAAGAGGSSAAQVNDDALEDLAAVDLKKELLVPHPHNREMYLKLKETTPARIGIWRSGPRPLTRSLLRFRADHAVAQDAVFNNVSDEFTQKLGIETLQSCCTDKDEFLTRPDLGRRLPEDQAAKLKTICPANARVQIYIADGLSSTAVETNAEDTYKSIVQGLTGMGIQANPLFFLRYGRVPSMDVVSELITPEVTVLLIGERPGLATGESMSCYMAYKASTTMPEANRTVISNIHKGGTPAVEAGAHIAGVIKKMLDQKASGLDLKL, encoded by the coding sequence GTGATTTCAGAAGATAAGCTAAAAGCAATAATTGAAGATGTAATGGGCAGCCTGAACGCCGCTGGCGCTGCCAACGCGGCTGACACTGCCGGTGGAGCCGGTGCTGCCGGAGCCGGTGGCTCCTCAGCCGCCCAGGTAAATGACGACGCCCTTGAGGACCTGGCCGCCGTTGACCTGAAAAAAGAACTGCTGGTGCCCCACCCCCACAACCGGGAGATGTACCTCAAACTTAAGGAGACCACTCCTGCCCGAATCGGCATCTGGCGCTCCGGCCCCCGGCCCCTGACCCGTTCCCTTCTCCGGTTCCGGGCCGACCATGCCGTGGCCCAGGATGCCGTATTCAATAATGTGTCCGACGAATTTACCCAAAAACTGGGTATTGAAACCCTCCAGAGCTGCTGCACGGACAAGGATGAATTCCTCACCCGCCCGGACCTGGGGCGCAGACTGCCTGAAGACCAGGCCGCCAAGCTCAAAACCATCTGCCCGGCCAACGCCAGGGTCCAGATCTATATTGCCGACGGTCTGAGTTCCACGGCAGTGGAAACCAATGCCGAAGATACCTACAAGTCCATTGTCCAGGGTCTTACCGGCATGGGCATCCAGGCCAACCCCCTGTTTTTCCTCAGATACGGCCGGGTCCCCTCCATGGATGTGGTCTCCGAGCTGATCACCCCGGAGGTGACCGTATTGCTCATCGGCGAACGGCCGGGCCTGGCCACCGGAGAGAGCATGTCCTGCTATATGGCCTACAAGGCATCCACCACCATGCCCGAAGCCAACAGAACAGTGATTTCAAACATCCACAAAGGCGGGACCCCGGCCGTTGAGGCAGGGGCCCACATTGCCGGTGTCATCAAAAAAATGCTGGATCAGAAGGCCTCGGGCCTGGATCTCAAACTATAG
- a CDS encoding BMC domain-containing protein: protein MDEGKQRVIQEYVPGKQLTLAHIIAKPLKTVCEQVGIEGNYDAIGILTITPGEAVIIAADVATKAADVALSFLDRFGGSLVMSGDVASVDAAVHEVVSHFQDNLKFAVVPVTRS from the coding sequence ATGGACGAAGGAAAACAACGGGTCATACAGGAATACGTACCGGGGAAACAGCTGACCCTGGCCCATATCATCGCAAAACCCTTGAAAACGGTTTGTGAACAGGTGGGCATAGAAGGGAATTACGATGCCATCGGCATTTTGACCATCACCCCGGGGGAAGCCGTTATCATTGCGGCGGACGTGGCCACCAAGGCAGCGGATGTGGCCTTGAGTTTTCTGGACCGTTTCGGCGGTTCCCTGGTCATGTCCGGGGATGTGGCCAGCGTGGATGCGGCTGTCCATGAGGTGGTCTCCCACTTCCAGGATAACCTTAAATTTGCTGTGGTTCCCGTCACCCGGTCCTGA
- the eutA gene encoding ethanolamine ammonia-lyase reactivating factor EutA — protein sequence MEDNILSVGIDIGTSTTQLVFSQIKLQNMANVFSVPRITIMEKELVFTSDIHETPLVSAKEIDGPKVRSMVEAEYTRAGITPDQVGTGAVIITGETARKSNAAQVLDTLSGLAGEFVVATAGPALEGIIAGKGAGAHTVSKERGAVVANLDIGGGTTNIAVFCNGEVIDTSCMDIGGRLVKFSDRTGKVSYASKKAQLLARSLGISLEPGQVLTQSGIHTLAQGMAGILEQSLGTALRSRVLPEMATDKLLKLDYDIDYITFSGGVAECMNQDKINPDNRNMDPFAFGDLGIYLGRALAASSLPEKLTVLAAKETIRATVVGAGSHTTSISGSTVTFAEEALPVQDVPVLKLSKEDEAAPYEQWADIISQKVNWFALRGEDLMPALAFKGPVAPGFDEIQTMARSIIAGMDAVMTLSAPLMVVVENDLAKALGQALRAQLAGKKKVICIDSVAVENGDYIDIGKGLANGNVVPVIVKTLVFGY from the coding sequence TTGGAAGATAATATCCTGAGCGTGGGCATTGATATCGGCACATCCACCACCCAGCTGGTGTTCAGCCAGATCAAACTCCAGAACATGGCCAACGTTTTTTCCGTGCCCAGGATTACCATCATGGAAAAGGAACTGGTATTCACCAGTGACATCCACGAAACCCCTCTGGTATCGGCAAAGGAAATCGACGGCCCCAAAGTACGGTCCATGGTTGAAGCCGAGTATACCAGGGCCGGGATCACCCCGGACCAGGTGGGCACCGGGGCGGTGATCATCACCGGGGAGACCGCCAGGAAATCCAATGCCGCCCAGGTTCTGGACACCCTTTCCGGCCTGGCCGGAGAATTTGTGGTGGCCACGGCCGGCCCGGCCCTTGAGGGCATCATTGCCGGAAAGGGCGCCGGCGCCCACACCGTTTCCAAGGAACGGGGTGCAGTGGTCGCCAACCTGGATATCGGCGGCGGCACCACCAACATCGCCGTATTCTGCAACGGAGAGGTCATCGACACCTCCTGCATGGACATCGGCGGCCGCCTGGTCAAATTCTCCGACCGGACCGGCAAAGTCTCCTACGCCTCAAAAAAGGCACAGCTTCTGGCCCGAAGCCTGGGGATATCTCTGGAACCCGGACAGGTCCTGACCCAATCCGGCATCCACACCCTGGCCCAGGGCATGGCAGGCATTCTGGAACAGTCCCTCGGCACGGCCCTGCGCAGCCGGGTACTGCCGGAGATGGCTACGGACAAGCTGCTGAAACTGGATTACGACATTGATTATATCACCTTTTCCGGAGGGGTGGCCGAATGCATGAACCAGGATAAAATCAACCCGGATAACCGGAACATGGATCCCTTTGCCTTCGGGGACCTGGGCATTTATCTGGGCCGGGCCCTGGCCGCCTCCAGCCTGCCGGAAAAACTCACCGTACTGGCGGCCAAAGAGACCATACGGGCCACGGTGGTGGGGGCCGGTTCCCACACCACCAGCATCAGCGGGTCTACGGTAACCTTTGCCGAAGAGGCCCTGCCGGTGCAGGATGTCCCTGTATTAAAGCTGTCAAAAGAGGATGAGGCCGCTCCCTATGAGCAGTGGGCGGATATCATCTCGCAAAAGGTCAACTGGTTTGCCCTGAGGGGAGAGGACCTGATGCCCGCTCTGGCCTTTAAAGGCCCTGTTGCGCCCGGCTTTGACGAGATACAGACAATGGCCCGGAGCATTATTGCCGGCATGGATGCCGTCATGACACTTTCCGCCCCCCTGATGGTGGTGGTTGAAAACGACCTGGCCAAAGCCCTGGGCCAGGCTTTAAGGGCGCAGCTGGCAGGCAAAAAGAAGGTCATCTGCATTGACTCGGTTGCCGTTGAAAACGGCGACTACATCGACATCGGCAAAGGCCTTGCCAACGGCAATGTGGTGCCGGTGATTGTAAAGACATTGGTCTTTGGCTATTGA
- a CDS encoding response regulator, whose product MEYRIVIADDEPITRMDIREILTSSGYNVVGEASDGFDAVEMCRKEKPDMVLLDIKMPLLDGLKAARIIHEERLASAILLITAYSGKEFVDQAKVAGVMGYVVKPIREESLLPMIEVGIAKGKEFCEKDREIAKTRQRLEDRAVIEKAKGILMQQKNIGEDEAFQMIRKLGMDKRRPMRDIAEIILLSQ is encoded by the coding sequence ATGGAATACAGGATTGTAATAGCAGACGACGAACCTATTACACGAATGGATATCCGGGAGATATTGACCAGTTCCGGCTACAACGTGGTGGGTGAGGCATCGGACGGATTTGACGCCGTGGAGATGTGCAGGAAAGAAAAGCCCGACATGGTGCTGCTGGATATTAAGATGCCCCTGCTGGACGGCCTTAAGGCCGCCCGCATCATCCACGAGGAAAGACTGGCCTCGGCCATCCTACTGATCACGGCCTACAGCGGAAAGGAATTTGTGGACCAGGCCAAGGTGGCGGGGGTCATGGGGTATGTGGTCAAACCCATCCGGGAGGAATCCCTGCTTCCCATGATAGAGGTGGGCATTGCCAAGGGAAAAGAATTTTGTGAAAAGGACAGGGAAATCGCCAAAACCCGGCAGCGGCTGGAAGACCGGGCGGTGATCGAAAAGGCCAAGGGAATTCTGATGCAGCAGAAAAACATCGGCGAAGACGAGGCCTTTCAGATGATCAGAAAACTGGGTATGGACAAACGCCGGCCCATGCGGGATATTGCCGAAATCATCCTGCTCAGCCAATAG
- the eutL gene encoding ethanolamine utilization microcompartment protein EutL, protein MKGDALRTEVLAIRMIPNVDSALIKELKLPDGHRSVGMITTDCDDVGYAALDEATKKAVVSVAYAKSFYGGADNANTKLAGEFIGILSGPNPAEVKAGVEAAIDYVENDACFYSANEDDSIAYFAHCISRTGSYLSETAGIREGEALAYLIAPPIESIFALDAAMKAADVTMASFFEPPSETNFGGGLLTGSQSACKAACDAFADAVISIADNPLRY, encoded by the coding sequence ATGAAAGGTGATGCATTACGCACAGAGGTGCTGGCCATCCGCATGATTCCCAATGTGGATTCGGCCCTGATCAAGGAACTGAAGCTGCCCGACGGCCACAGAAGCGTGGGCATGATTACCACCGACTGCGACGACGTGGGATATGCCGCCCTGGACGAGGCCACCAAAAAGGCCGTTGTATCAGTGGCCTATGCCAAATCATTCTACGGCGGTGCGGATAACGCCAACACCAAGCTGGCCGGTGAATTCATCGGCATCCTCTCCGGGCCCAACCCGGCCGAGGTCAAAGCCGGGGTGGAGGCCGCCATCGATTATGTTGAAAACGACGCCTGTTTTTACTCGGCCAATGAAGACGACTCCATTGCCTATTTTGCCCATTGTATTTCCCGGACCGGCTCCTATCTCTCCGAAACCGCAGGGATCCGGGAAGGCGAGGCACTGGCCTACCTCATTGCGCCCCCCATTGAGTCCATTTTTGCACTGGACGCGGCCATGAAAGCGGCCGACGTCACCATGGCGTCTTTTTTCGAGCCCCCCTCGGAAACCAACTTCGGCGGCGGCCTTCTCACCGGCAGCCAGTCCGCCTGCAAGGCGGCCTGTGACGCCTTTGCCGATGCGGTGATCTCCATTGCCGACAATCCGTTGAGGTACTAA